The stretch of DNA GCAACAGGGAAACCCCTTCTTGGCATCTGTCTCGGCATGCAGCTGCTTTTTGAAAACAGCGAAGAAAATGGGCTCACAAAAGGATTAGGATTACTGCCGGGGAGTGTTCGGCGTTTTCCTGGCAAAACACCAGAAGGCGAGTCTTACAAAGTTCCACACATGGGCTGGAACAAGCTTGAATTCGTAAACGATTCACCACTAATAAAAAATCTGGAAGAGGATTATGTATATTTTGTTCATTCCTATTTCGTTGACGCCCAAAATTCCGACGTGTTAATCGCAAAAGCGGATTATCACGAACAGGTTTCGGCAGTGGTTGGTAAGGACAATATCATGGGAATGCAATTCCATCCTGAAAAAAGCAGCAAACTTGGGATGGCCCTTCTAAATAATTTTTTACAAATGGTGGAGGAAAGGAAGGCTATTCGATGAGTATCACAATTTATCCTGCCATTGATATGCGGGGCGGCAATTGCGTTCGTCTTCTTCAAGGGGATTATGATAAGGAAACAATCTACGGGGATTCCCCGTTTGATATGGCAAGAAGCTTTGCAGCTGATGGGGCTGAGTGGATTCACATGGTCGACCTTGATGGCGCAAAGGACGGCAAGAGGGTGAATGACCGATTTGTCATTGAAACCGCACAGAAGTTGAATGTTAAGGTTCAAATTGGCGGTGGGATTCGTTCGGAGGAAGACATCCTGCATTATCTCGAAAACGGGGTGGATCGGGTGATCATAGGGAGTATTGCCGTTTCTAAACCAGATTTTGCGATGGAAATGATTAAGAAGTACGGTGGGAAAATTGCGATTGGCATTGATGCCAAAAACGGCTACGTGGCCACACACGGCTGGCTGGATACTTCGGAGCTTCGTGCACTTGATCTTGGCAAACATTTTGCTGATGCAGGTGCAGAAACCTTTATTTTTACGGATATTGCAACCGACGGTACGCTCTCTGGACCAAATATTGAGGCGGTTTGCCAGATGGCTGAGGTAACTGGAAAAAATGTCATTGCTTCTGGTGGAGTAAGCAGTCTCGAGGATTTGAAGGCGTTAGCTTCTGAAAAAGGCATTAGCGGGGCGATTGTTGGAAAGGCCTTCTATGAAAATCGTTTTACCTTGAAGGAAGCCTTGGCATCGACCAAAGCCTAATTTGAAAAGAAACATGACGTGGCACGGAAAAGGATGGTGTAAATCATGACATTAACAAAACGAATTATTCCATGCCTTGACGTGAAGGATGGACGAGTAGTGAAAGGAGTCCAATTCGTGCAGCTTCGCGATGCGGGTGACCCAGTGGAATTAGCGCGATTTTACGATGAACAAGGTGCAGATGAGCTTGTCTTTCTCGACATTTCTGCTTCCGTAGAGGGTAGAAAAACGATGGTCGAAGTTGTAAAGGCAGTCGCCTCGGAGCTGGCAATCCCGTTTACCGTTGGCGGTGGTATCAACGCTTTAGAGGACATGAAGAGAATTCTTCGAGCTGGAGCGGATAAGGTATCGTTGAATACCGCCGCCGTTATGAATCCTGAACTGATTGGGGAAGGCGCAGGATACTTCGGCTCGCAATGTATCGTCGTCGCTATCGATGCAAAATTTGACCCTGAAATCGGAACGTGGCGTGTGTATACACATGGTGGACGAACACCTACGGAGAAAAAAGTGATCGAATGGGCTGTAGAAGCGGCCGAGCTTGGTGCAGGTGAGATTTTATTAACAAGCATGGATAGTGACGGGGAAAAGCGTGGATTTGACTTATCATTAACAAAAGCGGTTAGTGAGGCGGTTACCATTCCCGTTATTGCCTCAGGCGGAGCAGGAAATGCCGAACACTTTGAAGAAGCTTATGTTACTGGGAAAGCTGATGCAGCCTTAGCGGCTTCAATTTTTCACTATAAAGAAACGTCCGTCCATGAAGTGAAGAGCTATTTGCGGGAAAAAGGAGTTGTCGTCCGATGAATATAGAAGAAATTCGGTTTGATGAAAAGGGGCTTGTCCCTGCCATCATCCAGGATGCAGAAACGATGGAAGTATTAACGTTAGCTTATATGAACAAGGAATCACTTGGAAAGACCATTGAGACGGGTGAAACCTGGTTCTTCAGCCGTTCACGCCAAGAGTTATGGCATAAAGGGGCAACAAGTGGGAATACGCAATCGGTTGTCAGCATCAAATATGACTGTGATCAGGATGCACTCCTCGTGTTGGTCAATCCGAAGGGGCCTGCTTGTCATACGGGGGCTGTTAGCTGTTTTACGGACGAGGTAGGGGACAGGAAGACGGGATTGGCTGATTATGGCATCCTACAGAGGCTCGAGCAGGTAATCCGTCAACGGGAGCAGGAGCGTCCGGAAGGTGCTTATACCACATACCTTTTTGAAAAAGGCGTCGATAAGATTTTGAAAAAAGTCGGGGAAGAAGCTTCCGAGGTGATTATCGCTGCCAAAAACCGTGATCAAGAAGAACTGCGCTGGGAGGCGGCAGATTTACTCTATCACTTGCAGGTTTTATTGGTGGAACAAGGACTTCCATTTAAAGAAGTACTAAGAACCTTAGAAGAAAGACACAAGGACCGGTCCTAATGGGGCTGGTTTTCTTTTTGCATGGAAGGGGATTTGTAGGTAAATAACCAATTTGTGTAGAAAAGATTTTTCCAACAGTCACTAAACTACAATCTCCTTCTCGAACAACCCGTTAATGTGTTATACTACCTAAGTTATATTGATGAATGTGGAGGACTTCATGGAAAAAAAAGCGAAAGCAAGAATGCAAACGGGAAAAATACTTTCATTTGTTCCTACGGGGGAATATTATTTCACGAAGGGTTTGAAGGCATACCATCGACGTGATTTTATAAAAGCAAAAAAATATCTTGGGCGAGCGATTCAGCTTGAGCCGGGTGAACCGATGATTACATGCCAGTTGGCGATTGTGTCAACAGAACTTGGCGAGTTTGAAAATTCCAACCGACTCTTGCATATCATCCTTGAAGAACTTGATCCGGAAATGGCAGAGTGCCACTACTTTTTAGCAAATAATTATGCCCACCTGGGATTTTTTAAAGATGCGTATCATCACGCGCAGCTCTACCTACAAC from Bacillus sp. SLBN-46 encodes:
- the hisH gene encoding imidazole glycerol phosphate synthase subunit HisH; protein product: MIGIVDYGMGNLFSVSKALERLGAEYFISADHSELLNADGLIIPGVGSFRDAMERLQVNTIKEYAATGKPLLGICLGMQLLFENSEENGLTKGLGLLPGSVRRFPGKTPEGESYKVPHMGWNKLEFVNDSPLIKNLEEDYVYFVHSYFVDAQNSDVLIAKADYHEQVSAVVGKDNIMGMQFHPEKSSKLGMALLNNFLQMVEERKAIR
- the hisA gene encoding 1-(5-phosphoribosyl)-5-[(5-phosphoribosylamino)methylideneamino]imidazole-4-carboxamide isomerase, coding for MSITIYPAIDMRGGNCVRLLQGDYDKETIYGDSPFDMARSFAADGAEWIHMVDLDGAKDGKRVNDRFVIETAQKLNVKVQIGGGIRSEEDILHYLENGVDRVIIGSIAVSKPDFAMEMIKKYGGKIAIGIDAKNGYVATHGWLDTSELRALDLGKHFADAGAETFIFTDIATDGTLSGPNIEAVCQMAEVTGKNVIASGGVSSLEDLKALASEKGISGAIVGKAFYENRFTLKEALASTKA
- the hisF gene encoding imidazole glycerol phosphate synthase subunit HisF, producing MTLTKRIIPCLDVKDGRVVKGVQFVQLRDAGDPVELARFYDEQGADELVFLDISASVEGRKTMVEVVKAVASELAIPFTVGGGINALEDMKRILRAGADKVSLNTAAVMNPELIGEGAGYFGSQCIVVAIDAKFDPEIGTWRVYTHGGRTPTEKKVIEWAVEAAELGAGEILLTSMDSDGEKRGFDLSLTKAVSEAVTIPVIASGGAGNAEHFEEAYVTGKADAALAASIFHYKETSVHEVKSYLREKGVVVR
- the hisIE gene encoding bifunctional phosphoribosyl-AMP cyclohydrolase/phosphoribosyl-ATP diphosphatase HisIE, yielding MNIEEIRFDEKGLVPAIIQDAETMEVLTLAYMNKESLGKTIETGETWFFSRSRQELWHKGATSGNTQSVVSIKYDCDQDALLVLVNPKGPACHTGAVSCFTDEVGDRKTGLADYGILQRLEQVIRQREQERPEGAYTTYLFEKGVDKILKKVGEEASEVIIAAKNRDQEELRWEAADLLYHLQVLLVEQGLPFKEVLRTLEERHKDRS